Part of the bacterium genome is shown below.
AGTTGTCTGCATCACTTGTGAAGGTGAGATTGCCATCCCATTCAATCTTTGGCTCCTGTCCTAACGCCCACAAAATTCGCTCCCGCTTGCCTTCAGGAACCTTCAAATCCTCTGCCGATAATTTCGATCTCCACTGCTTCCAATCAAAATGGTGGATGAGCACTTCGGGATATTCTTTTTTCTTTATTCCCCATGAGTGCTCGAACCAGTCCATATCGTGCTGCCGATGCTCATCGGTGATGGGGCCATGAGCGCCTTCTCTGTAGTCGAGGCGAAAGTTCTCCGGCTTTCCTAGAAATTCATAGACCGTCTTGCCTTCAAGATACGACTGCTCGGCGGCAAATGTCGGGTCGCAGCCATCATGATGAGCCGTATGAACCATACAGTGCCGCGGTGCAATTAAGCCCACCCAGCCATGCGCATCTATCGGAAGCTCATTCTCTCTTCCGGTAAATCCACGAAGTTCTAGTCGGAACCAGTTGTGCGGGAAAGTAAAAGGGAAATCTTCCGGGGTTTCGGCAAAGCTATGGCGTGAAGTGAAACGATAAGGACAAATCCCCGGCGAACCTGGGCTGCGCGCCATAACTGAAGTGATCCGCTCATCCATCGCCGCCGCCATTAGCGATTGCTTGCCATGTCGAGAGTGCCCGAGGATCCCTACTTTGCCCACGGCTGCCTTTGTCGCGTACTTGGGGTCTAATAGATAATCCAGCGCCCGTCCTGCCAACCAAGCTTTTGCGCTTATCTCCGTCCAAACCAATTCGGGATACTCAACGACGAGTTGACGCCAAACACTTTCGTATCCTGGGTAATCCGGCTGCGGATCGAACCCATCAGTACCGGGATACAAGCAAACTAAAAACCTTCGCGCCAACGCTGCTTCTGCCCATCCATATTGGTATTCGATCGGTTGAACCATCACCACCGGAAAAGGCCCATCACCTTCAGGAACCCAAAGTGTAAGCTCGCAACTGAACTTATTCTTAGTATCAAAGGTAAGTTTAACGCGCTTTATGGTCGAGCTGCCTTTTGCTTCTTCGCCAACCACTTCGGCAGCAAGCAACGCAGGCGGAGTATCAGGGACAGTGCCAATAAAGTATTGACACATCAACTCTCGGATTTCACTCCTGCGTTTCTCCCAGTCTTCAATTGTTTTAACTGGTGTCCCATCCAGAAACTTTAGTAATGGGGGAAGATATGGGTTCGAGTATT
Proteins encoded:
- a CDS encoding alpha/beta hydrolase, with protein sequence MKYSNPYLPPLLKFLDGTPVKTIEDWEKRRSEIRELMCQYFIGTVPDTPPALLAAEVVGEEAKGSSTIKRVKLTFDTKNKFSCELTLWVPEGDGPFPVVMVQPIEYQYGWAEAALARRFLVCLYPGTDGFDPQPDYPGYESVWRQLVVEYPELVWTEISAKAWLAGRALDYLLDPKYATKAAVGKVGILGHSRHGKQSLMAAAMDERITSVMARSPGSPGICPYRFTSRHSFAETPEDFPFTFPHNWFRLELRGFTGRENELPIDAHGWVGLIAPRHCMVHTAHHDGCDPTFAAEQSYLEGKTVYEFLGKPENFRLDYREGAHGPITDEHRQHDMDWFEHSWGIKKKEYPEVLIHHFDWKQWRSKLSAEDLKVPEGKRERILWALGQEPKIEWDGNLTFTSDADNLMMERRLADCGTAVSFGENVHGYVHYDKSIKEPMPVIIWLHPYSYHSGCTESYGVQGMSLYQRFTEAGFLVLGFDQTGCGLRLLECQDFYQKYPKWSRLGRMVHDVKSAVDFLVEGKGIAKEPLPPIDKNRLFCLGYSMGGMVGLYATALDERIKAVSALCAFTPLRNDTDQKSTGGIRRLWELHSLQPLLGLYNGCENEIPYDFEDIFELIAPRPCQVTAPQLDREADLKDVISCVSKAGSAWAVHKLPYGLNFNSPVDFNRFQADQQQKFIEWTKWMTSMGIFGS